A single genomic interval of Waddliaceae bacterium harbors:
- a CDS encoding cysteine desulfurase encodes MNDAIDFIAVRDGFPMLKSTMHGKPLVYLDSAATTHKPEKVISAMSDFYRNEYATVHRAIYELSLHATERYNAVRGVVKNFINAPSENTIVFTRGTTESINLVASSFGKSFITTGDEVVISEIEHHSNIVPWQLMCEERGAVLRVIPVDDNGEIIIEEYRKMLGAKTKLVAICHVANSIGTVLPVKEMVSMAHDVGAKTLVDGAQAAPHYPIDVQDLDADFYAFSGHKVYGPTGIGILYGKKELLEALPPYHGGGDMVDIVTMAKTTYQQPPLKFEAGTPMIAEVIGLGAALEYVMDKGIETIHSYEEKLLGYALDCFDNSGIDGLKVLGPCKARRSGIVSFIVDGIHSLDIGTMLDFKGVAIRTGHHCAQPTMERFGVTSTARMSLGIYNNESDIDIFFEGLKEVVAKLR; translated from the coding sequence ATGAACGACGCCATTGATTTCATCGCTGTCCGCGACGGTTTTCCCATGCTTAAATCTACGATGCATGGTAAGCCCCTTGTTTATTTAGACTCTGCAGCGACGACACATAAGCCTGAGAAAGTTATTTCTGCGATGTCGGATTTCTATCGCAACGAGTATGCCACCGTACATCGTGCCATATATGAGCTTTCGCTACACGCAACGGAACGTTATAATGCTGTAAGGGGAGTCGTTAAAAATTTCATCAACGCCCCATCAGAAAACACCATAGTCTTCACAAGGGGAACGACAGAAAGCATAAACCTTGTAGCATCGTCTTTTGGAAAATCTTTCATCACTACTGGCGACGAGGTTGTTATTTCTGAGATAGAACACCATTCGAACATCGTCCCTTGGCAGCTTATGTGTGAAGAGCGCGGTGCTGTCTTGCGTGTTATTCCTGTCGATGATAATGGTGAGATTATCATTGAAGAGTATAGAAAAATGCTTGGTGCAAAGACAAAACTCGTGGCAATTTGTCATGTGGCGAATTCTATCGGGACGGTACTCCCTGTTAAAGAAATGGTTTCTATGGCACATGATGTTGGTGCCAAAACTCTCGTCGATGGCGCACAAGCAGCGCCGCATTATCCTATAGATGTCCAAGACCTCGACGCCGATTTCTATGCGTTTTCCGGACATAAAGTTTATGGCCCTACGGGTATAGGCATTCTTTATGGTAAGAAGGAGCTCCTCGAGGCTTTACCGCCATATCATGGTGGTGGCGATATGGTTGACATCGTAACGATGGCGAAAACAACGTATCAGCAGCCGCCTTTGAAATTTGAGGCGGGGACGCCTATGATAGCAGAGGTTATTGGTTTGGGTGCAGCTCTCGAATATGTTATGGATAAAGGTATCGAAACGATACATTCCTACGAGGAAAAACTTTTGGGTTATGCTTTAGATTGTTTTGATAATAGCGGTATCGACGGGCTTAAGGTTTTAGGCCCCTGTAAAGCCAGACGCTCTGGTATTGTAAGCTTTATCGTCGATGGTATTCACTCTCTTGACATCGGGACGATGCTAGATTTTAAAGGTGTAGCGATACGAACAGGGCATCATTGTGCACAGCCGACGATGGAGCGTTTTGGCGTGACATCAACAGCGCGGATGTCGCTGGGGATATATAACAACGAAAGCGATATCGATATATTTTTCGAAGGACTGAAAGAGGTCGTAGCTAAACTTCGATGA
- a CDS encoding aminopeptidase P family protein — MNFSARIKKTQNLIEEKGYKALLIEEPLNILYLTGLDISMGQLLIDTSSASILVDSRYYEECKKLGTIDVVATTKTALVEALTKKSIKSVTVDGATMTYNSFIALEKKLSSKDITLVAADSPLKELRSIKDAEEIKSLRNSAALAAQGWDYACSILKEGITEKAVATEMEIFWKKNGGEAPSFESNISFGANSALPHHRAGTSKLTKNSVILMDIGVTVENYASDMTRVAFFGDPSTEITKIHDIVQRAQKAALELCRPGTDLGTLDNAARNIISAEGYGEYFSHGLGHGVGLNVHETPVVTHKDPWCDIKLQEGMVITVEPGIYLPDIGGVRIEDTIVITKDGYESLTQRPTEAIVIEV; from the coding sequence ATGAATTTCAGCGCTCGAATCAAAAAAACACAAAATCTCATAGAAGAAAAAGGCTATAAAGCCCTGCTTATCGAAGAACCCTTAAACATCTTATATCTCACCGGGCTTGACATCTCGATGGGACAGCTTCTTATCGACACCTCTAGCGCCTCCATCTTAGTCGACAGCAGATACTACGAAGAATGTAAGAAATTAGGCACCATAGACGTCGTCGCCACGACAAAAACGGCGCTCGTCGAAGCTCTAACCAAAAAAAGTATAAAAAGTGTGACTGTTGATGGCGCCACTATGACATACAACTCCTTTATCGCTCTCGAAAAGAAGTTGTCCTCTAAAGATATCACCCTTGTCGCCGCCGACTCCCCGCTTAAAGAACTTCGTAGCATAAAAGACGCTGAAGAAATCAAATCCTTGCGCAATTCCGCCGCCCTTGCAGCACAAGGATGGGACTATGCATGCTCTATTCTTAAAGAAGGTATCACGGAAAAAGCCGTTGCCACAGAGATGGAAATTTTCTGGAAAAAAAATGGCGGGGAAGCACCTTCTTTCGAAAGTAATATCTCCTTCGGAGCAAACAGCGCACTTCCTCATCATCGTGCTGGAACGTCAAAACTCACGAAAAACAGCGTCATCCTTATGGATATCGGCGTCACCGTAGAAAACTACGCCTCCGATATGACACGTGTAGCATTCTTCGGCGACCCTAGCACAGAGATAACAAAGATCCATGACATTGTACAGCGAGCGCAAAAGGCCGCTTTAGAATTATGCCGCCCAGGAACGGATCTCGGCACTCTAGACAATGCCGCCCGCAACATTATCTCCGCTGAAGGATATGGTGAATATTTCTCACACGGACTCGGACACGGCGTCGGCCTCAACGTCCATGAAACACCCGTCGTAACGCACAAAGATCCGTGGTGCGACATAAAACTACAAGAAGGTATGGTTATAACTGTAGAACCTGGAATATATCTCCCAGATATCGGAGGTGTGCGCATCGAAGATACTATAGTGATAACAAAAGACGGCTACGAAAGCCTGACACAGCGCCCTACCGAAGCCATTGTCATCGAAGTTTAG
- the mutL gene encoding DNA mismatch repair endonuclease MutL, with the protein MPTTIRVLNDNSINKIAAGEVIENPASVVKELLENALDSGATEVSVEIKAGGRQLIRILDNGCGMSTDDALLSLERHATSKISGVDDLEEISTMGFRGEAIPSIASISKFVMLTCPHGDAEATMVTVDGGKIMSCRPAARSPGTTIEISSLFFNVPVRKKFQKNISQDTGQIHKVVGALALANPGVSFDFIVNEKKQLSLKAWDDVSFTDSLKTRIADVLGKEFLESSRHVYHREGDIIVEGVVGIPSYTRPNRSGQHIFINKRPLSSPTVSYAVADGYSTRLTERRFPAFLLHITLPGSLIDVNVHPQKREVRFHNEKAIRKTVSTGVDKALMKALHPKHDGIDSSAPTVSPTFSPSDSALPKNMASFSVPTFRNIIPEPAFSTEDVLDVITLPQVLGVLGEYLLLDASSLDATKKGLAIVDRRRAQFRIFFEELIDGSSQRGISSLGIQNLLIPITLEFSAAEAVLLKEHLDILNGFGVGIRDFGGNDFVVDAIPQSLDSGDVASFVDAIIENLGAPGKLKKERREKLAVAVAKAAIPKKNTLTANDSQSIVNTLMKCSDPYQTPQGEAIVATITEEELQKKFY; encoded by the coding sequence ATGCCTACTACAATACGCGTCCTTAACGACAATTCCATCAACAAAATCGCTGCCGGCGAAGTAATCGAAAACCCCGCCTCTGTGGTGAAGGAACTTCTTGAAAATGCCCTCGATTCCGGAGCAACGGAAGTTTCTGTCGAGATAAAAGCTGGGGGCCGACAGCTTATCCGCATCCTCGACAACGGATGTGGGATGTCTACCGACGACGCCCTTCTAAGCCTCGAAAGGCATGCAACATCGAAGATTAGCGGTGTTGATGACCTCGAAGAAATCTCTACTATGGGCTTCCGCGGCGAGGCAATCCCCTCTATAGCGTCGATATCGAAGTTCGTTATGCTGACATGTCCTCATGGCGACGCCGAAGCTACCATGGTCACCGTCGATGGCGGAAAAATAATGTCATGCCGCCCAGCGGCGCGGTCACCAGGAACGACGATAGAGATCTCTTCGCTGTTCTTTAACGTTCCCGTAAGGAAAAAGTTCCAGAAAAACATCTCCCAAGACACCGGACAGATACATAAAGTCGTCGGAGCCCTTGCCCTTGCAAACCCTGGGGTTTCTTTCGACTTCATCGTCAATGAAAAAAAGCAGCTTTCCCTAAAGGCCTGGGATGACGTTTCTTTCACCGACAGCCTAAAAACTCGCATCGCTGACGTCCTTGGCAAAGAATTCTTGGAATCTTCGCGACATGTTTATCATCGCGAGGGAGACATTATCGTCGAAGGCGTCGTCGGCATACCTTCATATACAAGGCCAAACAGGTCGGGACAGCATATCTTCATAAATAAAAGACCTCTATCATCACCGACGGTGTCATACGCTGTAGCTGACGGATACAGCACGCGCCTAACAGAGAGGCGCTTCCCAGCTTTCCTTCTACATATTACCCTCCCAGGAAGCTTAATCGATGTAAACGTCCATCCACAGAAACGCGAAGTACGCTTCCACAACGAAAAAGCCATAAGAAAAACCGTATCCACTGGCGTCGATAAAGCCCTTATGAAGGCTTTACATCCTAAACACGATGGTATCGATTCTTCGGCGCCTACAGTATCACCAACATTCTCCCCTAGCGATTCCGCCCTCCCAAAAAATATGGCTTCTTTTTCGGTACCGACATTTCGCAACATCATTCCTGAGCCGGCATTTTCGACAGAAGACGTCCTCGACGTCATAACATTACCACAAGTCCTCGGCGTCCTCGGAGAATATCTCCTTCTCGATGCTTCGTCCCTCGACGCCACAAAAAAAGGACTTGCCATCGTCGACAGGCGACGCGCACAATTCCGTATCTTCTTCGAAGAGCTTATCGACGGCTCTTCACAGCGCGGGATCTCTTCTTTAGGAATACAAAACCTTCTAATTCCTATAACGCTAGAATTCTCTGCAGCAGAAGCCGTGCTCCTCAAGGAACATCTAGATATTCTCAATGGCTTCGGTGTCGGCATCAGAGATTTTGGCGGCAACGACTTCGTAGTCGATGCTATACCGCAGTCTCTCGACAGCGGTGATGTCGCTTCTTTCGTTGATGCCATTATCGAAAACCTCGGGGCTCCAGGGAAACTCAAAAAAGAACGTCGCGAAAAGCTCGCCGTTGCCGTCGCCAAGGCCGCGATACCGAAAAAAAATACGTTGACGGCCAACGACTCACAAAGTATCGTCAACACTTTAATGAAATGTAGCGATCCATACCAAACGCCACAAGGCGAGGCTATTGTCGCCACAATAACAGAAGAAGAGCTACAAAAAAAGTTCTACTGA
- the rpsD gene encoding 30S ribosomal protein S4, giving the protein MARYRGPKNKIARRFQANVFGRARNPMLHKQNPPGMHGARRRKKSDYGLQLEEKQKLKASFGMISEKQLLRYYREAVRREGNTSHTLLEMLESRLDNIVYRLKLAPTILAAHQLVAHGHIQVNGKKVDIRSFLVKPGMEISIREKSRKIACVLNALEGGRDVPEYLSLNKDAFSGTMLATPKYDLVSLPMPVNVAVVCEFLAHTK; this is encoded by the coding sequence ATGGCTCGATACAGAGGACCCAAAAACAAGATAGCCCGAAGATTCCAAGCGAACGTCTTCGGCCGCGCACGTAACCCTATGCTTCACAAGCAGAACCCTCCAGGAATGCACGGCGCTCGCCGCCGCAAGAAGTCCGACTATGGTCTTCAGCTTGAAGAGAAGCAGAAGCTAAAAGCATCTTTTGGGATGATCAGCGAGAAGCAGCTTCTTCGCTATTATCGCGAAGCTGTACGTCGTGAAGGCAACACATCACACACTCTTCTTGAGATGTTGGAGTCGCGCCTTGACAATATCGTTTACAGACTAAAGCTTGCGCCGACGATATTAGCGGCACATCAGCTCGTCGCCCACGGACACATCCAAGTTAACGGCAAGAAGGTCGACATCAGATCTTTCTTAGTGAAGCCAGGCATGGAGATCTCGATAAGAGAGAAGTCACGGAAGATAGCATGCGTACTTAACGCCCTCGAAGGTGGACGTGATGTTCCCGAGTATCTTTCTCTTAACAAAGACGCTTTTTCTGGAACGATGTTAGCAACACCGAAATACGACCTTGTGTCGTTGCCGATGCCTGTCAACGTCGCTGTTGTTTGTGAATTCTTAGCACACACGAAGTAA